In Euphorbia lathyris chromosome 2, ddEupLath1.1, whole genome shotgun sequence, the sequence TTAGGTGTTTCCCTATGCCTTTATGATGACTCTACAACAAGTAAACCTGCTTTGGAGCTTGATCTAGATCCATATGTTAATCGATCGGGGGATGTATGGCATGCCTCACTAGAAGATGCATGGGCATTTACGAGTTATGGTTATCGATGCAAGGGAACAATTTGTCAAGGAGACACAGGTAAAGGTGATGGAAAGCGTGTCCTTTTGGATCCATATGCTAGAATCGTTGTTAATTCCATAGCAGATCATGGATCTTGTTTGTTGCCCAAGTATCTAGGACGACTGTGCAAGGAACCTGCTTTTGAGTGGAGTGGTGATGTCGGTCCAAATATGACTATGGAAAAACTCATCGTCTATAGGTTGAATGTGAAGCGTTTTACTGAACACAAGTCTGCTAAGGTATACAGCGATATTGCAGGGACATTTGCTGGTGTGACTGAGAAGTTGAACCATTTTAAAAATCTTGGTGTAAATGCAGTCTTATTAGAGCCAATATTTCCGTTTGATGAACAAAAGGGCCCTTATTTTCCATGTCACTTTTTTTCGCCATCAAATCTATATGGGCCTTCTGGTGGCTTTATATCTGCAATTACCTCAATGAAGGAGATGGTGAAGGAATTGCATGCCAATGGAATAGAGGTTTTACTAGAAGTTGTTTTCACTCATACTGCTGAAGATGGAGCACTGCAAGGAATTGATGACTTCTCCTATTATTATGCAAATAGGGATGTAGAATTGGAATCAAGGGATGCTTTGAATTGTAATTTTCCCGTTGTCCAGAAGATGGTTTTAGATAGTCTTAGACACTGGGTGACAGAGTTTCATATTGatggcttctgcttcataaatGCTTCCTTTCTGCTTAGAGGATTTGAGGGTGAATATTTGTCTCGCCCTCCCTTGGTTGAAGCAATAGCTTTTGATCCAATACTCGCAAAGACCAAACTAATTGCAGACTGCTGGGATCCTGAAGACTTGATACCAAAGGAAATCAGCTTTCCTCATTGGAAAAGATGGGCTGAGgtaaatacaaatttttgtttCGATGTGAGGAATTTTTTGCGAGGTAAAAGTCTTCTTAGTGACCTTGCAACACGACTCTGTGGGAGTGGCGACATCTTTTCAAGTGGTCGAGGCCCTGCTTTCTCTTTTAATTTTATAGCCAGGAACTCTGGGCTTCCTTTAGTTGACCTAGTCAGCTTCAGTGGTGAAGAAGTAGCCTCGGAGTTGAGCTGGAATTGTGGTGAAGAAGGAGCTACAAACAAAACTCTCATCCTTGAAAGACGACTTAAACAAATTCGTAACTACCTCTTTATTCTATATGTTTCATTGGGTGTTCCTGTTCTTAACATGGGAGATGAGTGTGGTGAATCATCTAGTGGCTCGGTTTCATATGGCGATAGAAAGCCTTATGATTGGAATGCCCTTTCAACAGGTTTTGGCACTCAAATGACACAGTTCATCTCCTACTTGAGTTCATTGAGAGCTAGGCGAAATGACCTATTTCAGAAGAGGAACTTCCTCAAGGAAGAAATTATAGATTGGCATGGAAATGACGGGTCTTCACCAAGTTGGGAAGATCCGTCCTGCAAATTCCTGGCCGTTCTGTTGGAGACTGATGAAGCAGAGATAAACTCAGAATGTTCCAACATAAATGGTGATATATACATGGCCTTTAATGCAGGTGGGCATTCAAAGAGTGTTATTCTACCCCCAGTTCCTGAAGGAATGGAATGGCATCGATTAATCGATACTGCCCTACCATTCCCAGGGTTCTTTACAGATAAAGGTGAGGCAGTTGCTGAGCAGATTGAAGGGCTAATTGCATACGAAATGAAATCTCACAGCTGCACTCTATTTGAAGCCAGTAATTTGGATGTTTGATTGATGCCTACTCTTCAATTCCAACTTTTAGAAGTTACTTGTAGAATGAAACCCATATAATAAACTGAAGTATTCATCTTTCCTGATGGGCTTGCACGGTCTTTTGTATATTTTGTGAAACTGAAATTTTGTTCTTAGTGTCTATAGTTGTGTAATAATATCCAAGCGTGGAAAACAATAACAACTTTTGCCAGCACAGACAAGGTTTTTTCTTTAATCtgagatttttttatttaaaaaggaACACGACTAAGTCCTTGGATATGCCCTGCATTGCAAAGTGTTACAGTATGTTCAGTTATCGACTTTCATACAGTTGGTTGCATTAACATTAATGTATTCAACTAC encodes:
- the LOC136218315 gene encoding isoamylase 2, chloroplastic; translated protein: MTTLPPRLPIRPCCCNCGVTEASKSTVYANCLYQKEVTQGFAKMVVKRSLVGEFSQNSRTCWGLNFKIFAAAGTPVRKADKISSTSTEVDQLKKVSTYLFRTQLGGHVKVFVKKKNSNYVVHIEVSLELGTSNHDLMLFWGIYRSDSSCFMPLDSQNLDPDAQTMVTPLAQNALDRFAVELQFEAKQTPFYLSFFLKYALSTDPNGSEIRNHRKENFCVPIGFSSGNPYPLGLSFSNDGSINFAFFSRNALGVSLCLYDDSTTSKPALELDLDPYVNRSGDVWHASLEDAWAFTSYGYRCKGTICQGDTGKGDGKRVLLDPYARIVVNSIADHGSCLLPKYLGRLCKEPAFEWSGDVGPNMTMEKLIVYRLNVKRFTEHKSAKVYSDIAGTFAGVTEKLNHFKNLGVNAVLLEPIFPFDEQKGPYFPCHFFSPSNLYGPSGGFISAITSMKEMVKELHANGIEVLLEVVFTHTAEDGALQGIDDFSYYYANRDVELESRDALNCNFPVVQKMVLDSLRHWVTEFHIDGFCFINASFLLRGFEGEYLSRPPLVEAIAFDPILAKTKLIADCWDPEDLIPKEISFPHWKRWAEVNTNFCFDVRNFLRGKSLLSDLATRLCGSGDIFSSGRGPAFSFNFIARNSGLPLVDLVSFSGEEVASELSWNCGEEGATNKTLILERRLKQIRNYLFILYVSLGVPVLNMGDECGESSSGSVSYGDRKPYDWNALSTGFGTQMTQFISYLSSLRARRNDLFQKRNFLKEEIIDWHGNDGSSPSWEDPSCKFLAVLLETDEAEINSECSNINGDIYMAFNAGGHSKSVILPPVPEGMEWHRLIDTALPFPGFFTDKGEAVAEQIEGLIAYEMKSHSCTLFEASNLDV